A segment of the Solanum lycopersicum chromosome 9, SLM_r2.1 genome:
CTCAGTGTATTTGatgttcaaaattttgtaattttgatcTTAAAGAAGGCCTAGTGCAGTTAATCTGGGAGAGAGTACGAGTTTTACTGCCTTTGTGAATTAGATAGGAAATGCAGTGATATTAGGGCTATGGTACTGCCCGACCTTGGTACTATTTCTCAAGCAGATGGTGCAACCGTGAAGTTCCACTGTCTCCTGAGTTAAGTTTTCTGTGTTGGCTTTACTGCCTCAACCTTGGTAGTTTTCAGTTCTTGTTTCAACTTTCAAGCCATTACTTATTCTATTTTACCCCAATTATACatgacaaaaattaataaattatgttattGTAGACCAATTGTATTATGTGGTTCAGCAAAATCATTGCTTTTATTTCACAGATTTAAGATATGTGGGTTTTCCTTGACTAAAATTTTCTTCGATGCAGGGAAAACCAAAATAAAGGAAAGAACAAATCATCTAGTGAGAAGGTTCAGCTACGTTTTCGGCTTGATCACCAAGTTGAATATGGGGAGCACATTGCAGTTCTGGGATCGGCCAAAGAATTAGGGTCCtggaagaaaaatataatgatgGATTGGACAGAAAATGGATGGATTGGTGAACTGGAAGTACGATCTGGCGAGATTCTTGAGTATAAGTTTGTAATTGTTGGTAAGGACAAGAATATGTTATGGGAAAACGGCAGTAATCGGATCTTGAAGCTACCAGAAGGAGGAAGTTTTGAACTGGTCTGTCAATGGAATGTGACAGATGAGCCTGTGAATTTGTTGTCATTGGATCCATTTGAGGTAGAGAAGTTAGTAGAAGAGACAAGTGATAATGGAGCTACAATTACTAGCCAGGCAGTTGTTCCTGACGTAGTAACAAGTCCATTTGTGGAGCAATGGCAAGGGAGGGCTGCATCTTTTGTACGTTCAAACGACCAGCTGGATTCTGATAAAAATAGGAAGTGGGACACATCAGGTCTCACCGGAATTTCCCTAAAGCTTGTTGAAGGTGATAAGAATGCTCGAAACTGGTGGCGGAAGGTGAGAAGATAGATTAGATCTCGTCTTGATGGCATGTTTGCATTCTGGAAATTGACTGTGCCATAAAAGAATTACTTCTGTGCAAGATAGCATCACAGGGCATCTCtgcaatttattttctataattcaTCAATCTGCATTGTTGGTATCCTCACTATTGCAAGAGTGTCTTCTTTTAAGCTCACTCATCACTTGTGTGTGAAGTCCTCCAAGTGTGTCTCCTTTTAGCTAtggggatatatatatatatatatatatatatatatatagagagagagagagagagagagagagagagagagagatttgctAACACTCATGATGATTAATGAGTGGAGAAACGGTATGAAGGAAGAGATGGAATGAGCAAAGAGGGAAGAGAATAACTTTCCTTGCGTTCTGTGTAAGATCAAGTGTGGCCACAGAGGAAAGTTGGAGAGAGATGTTTCCAGGAGATTGAGAGATATTTTTTGTAGAGCGAGCACTTGGTTCTTATGCAAATTGACTGATGAACTACAATATTCTCTTCTTTCAGTTTTATTTGTTGCTAAGTAGTCCATGGAGAAATTGATTGCTCTCCATTTGGTGGTCTACTATACTACAAGTTGCTTTTCATCCATCAGATTAACAGGCCAAAACATATCTTGAGATAGCTATGTGAAAGTGCATTTTCTTGTGCTTAGATGAAGCTTGAATTTGTTGTTCAGCTATATCAATAAGGATGGGAGAGCCGTTACTTCATATTAGATTTAGATTATTGTTATCCTTTGCCTTATTTAAGATGTTTTTTTAATGCCAGTACAATGATATATCTTGAGATAGTTACATAGTGGTGCCTGTTAGTGTGGTTTGGCGAAGTTGTTTCTCATTGATACCAATAAGGATGATAAAACTATCATTTACTGTTAGATTTAGGTTATTGTTACTGGTTCTCATTAGAGATACAGTATGGAATAGCAGCGGCTCAAACAGAGAGACAGAGGAAGCATGAGCTTTTAAAAGCTAAAACTTCCTAGCATAATGCTAATGAGTTGGCTGTATGTGAACTCATAAGTCATAGCAAAACTATTGGCGTCTATTTGAAATATTCCCCTTTTCTCATTCTTTTAACTTTACtaatttgattatatttaaAGATAGTTTTAGTTCTTCTCAGTTGGAGATAACTAAATATACTTTGGAACAACGGTAGATTGTGTGATTAAAAAATAGCTGGTTGAAGAGAGGTAACACCAGCACTAAAGCATGAGAAGTGATGTTATTCTCTATTAATTGCAATTCTTGTGGTTTGTTACTTTTCCATTTCGTGAAAAGGCTCTAACTTCAGAATTGTCTACATCTCTTTATAATTAACtgtctccttttttttttactggTTTTAGCTTGAGGTTGTTCGAGAACTAGTTGTTGAAAACATGGATAGTTCACATCGCTTGGAGGCTCTCACGTATGCAGCTGTCTATCTAAAGGTCTCGTATATTTTTAGATGACTTGCTTGATTCATTTCTATCTCTACTGAATATTACTCTTGGGTGCAGTGGATAAATACAGGGCAAATTCCTTGCCTTGAAGATGGGGGTCACCATCGACCAAATAGACATGCAGAGATTTCCAGGCTTATATTTCGTGAAGTAGAAAAAGTCTTGAGCAGGAAAGACACTACACTTCAGGTGTTCAACCGTTAAGTGCACCTCATTAcgcttattttaatttttgttatgtcTTTCGATTCTGGAACATGTTGGTTGCTCTTGAGAAATTAATGTTGATCCGTTGAACTGGTTCAATTCGTTCTGCAAATTCTTATTCGATTTGTTAAGTGGTGGTACTATATGGTAACAATAAGTCATAGGTAACTGGAAATCTCAACAAGGTAGAGGGGAAGCCCATTATCTGCCGAGTTTCGAACTGTGCCTTTTGTCCCTCAGGAATTTCTCGGTTATAAAAAATGTGACTGGAAATCACACAAATGTAACTTCAGTTTAGACGCAACAGTAGATATTGATCTCTTTAGTATTTTGTTAGGAAGAATTCAGTTGATCTATGTTTTATtccttgaatttttatttagagCACTGCTCTGAAGAGAAAATGTTATTGCTTCTACAATTGAGCTAATTCTGTGGTtcagttttttttcttcttgatggTAAAATCAAATATGCTTTTCTAATGAAGAAGGGTCTGAACTTCTGACTGCTTTTCTTTCTTAAATCTCATTAATATAGTTAGAAAGTTCCGTCGGCAAAGTAACAATTGGTCAATATAAGCTCTTGCTTCAAATATTATTAGACCATACATCTGCTGTCTGTAATATGATTATGAGATTTAAAGCTTTTGAGTTGAAATGCAAACAAAAAGGTAACTTGGGAACATGATACAGGAAGGAAAGGGAGTTAGAAAAATCATCACTCTGAACTTTGTGGATATGAGTCAACCGTTATCTTGTTCTCGAGCTTTTCCTTACCCAGTTTTGAGTGGCTTAGAAAAGTTTTCTTTTCATTATATGCAGGAAATACTTGTGATCCGCAAGATGCAACCGTGCTTGCCTTCTTTTAAAGCAGAATTCACTGCATCCGTTCCTTTAACGAGAATCAGGGACATCGCTCATAGGAATGATATTCCGCATGATCTTAAGGTTGTATACTAccaaaatacttatttttaatttttccttgcattctcaatattttcatgttttttacGTAATATATTTGTCCTTCTTACTATTAAAATAACCTTACTTCAGCAAGAAATCAAACATACTATACAAAACAAGCTCCATAGAAATGCTGGCCCTGAAGATCTAGTATCCACAGAAGCAATGCTCGAAAGAATTACCAAACAACCTGGACAATACAGTGAGGCATTTGTAGAGCAATTCAAGATTTTCCACAATGAACTAAAAGATTTCTTCAATGCTGGGAGGTATGACCTTCATCTCTTACTTGtttcaaaatatttgatttcACAAAAAGTCAGTCCTATTATGGGATAAAAAGGAGATAAGTTTAGTAGATCGACTAATCAAGCTTCTCCGTAGCATGCATTGGTCCAGAtccattactttataaaatacgCTTCTTCACTTGCTAGATAATAGTGTCTCACCAGTATGTTGTTCCTCAATTTCTTCCTGAATTGTTTTTCTCTACAAcaatgttttttctttcctaTATTAAATTTTGCTACTTTGCAGTACCCTCACTTTATTAATTGAGAGGTATCTAGACATGACATGTCTGAGAGATCAGTTGGCTCGTGATGTATGAACTTCACTGTTTGCTATCATACGTGCAAATGTGGTTCTCTCCCAAGGAGAAAAAAGTAGATTGATTGCATTGTTATAGAGTCGTTTAAGGATATTGTTAAGTAACTTTTAGTCTGATTAAATGTGCTCTTTGACAGTGAAGAAAAATGATTTGGGTGCATGTTATAGAATTTTCTCGTCCTTAGTAATGGGTCACCCTTCAAGGGATATGTTTCTCCAGTACGTAATTCCCAATCATGAACGTCCGTATGATTTACACGGAATTAATTAGGTGCAATATGTTCCTACAAAAATGCTTACACACTGGAAAATGAAATTTGCTTGAAATAACTTCTTTCTGTTCTGTCTATTCAGTCTTGATGAACAGCTGGAATCTATAAGAGAATCACTCGACGGAAGTAGCTTGACAATGCTTTCATCATTCTTGGAGTCCAAAAAGGTCAGTGTATTTGTTTTGGTGATAGCTCTACCTAAGAGAAGCTCCAAAGTTTTTACTAATGCGATGAGATTTTTAGCAATAGCTGTGTGTTCTTTGATATTATGAATGTAGGTTAAACTGTTAGTTAGGTATTTATGTACATAAATTTGACTTAGATGTAATATAGTGAAGGTTTACGAGCTACTCGGGGCTTCTTTCATCTTTCTCAATTCATATGGGTCACTGACTCTGATCCGTACCCACTCTTCAACTATCTCTCTGCTCCAATTATCCTCTTCAGCCTATTCTCTGTCTCTCTACTTCAAACCCACTATCTTctaaacaaaaggaaaaaggtataaaagaaaaacaagtaaaaaaggaaaatctttCACCCACATGTAAACCTAGAATCTGTTTACTCATGCGGCATACAAGAAGGTGTGGGAGAATAGAGTGTCCCTCACGATTGTGCAAGAATTTCTAAAAGAGTTTTCAGTGTCATGGGTGACGCCATCGATAACCTTAAGGTTTTGGGTTCGATGCTtagattatatcaaaatattaaagcAAGAAATGTATGAATAGTGATTCTCGGCAGTTTGGTGTCTTACCTTCAGGATTACTCGGCAGTCTCAGGCTATGATTGATACCATTTTCTTACTAAGTGACtgaaaaaaggaaacaaaaaaatatttttcttacggAGGGGTAAAAATGTTATCTGGTTCACTTGCGATGAAATGCATCTTTTGCTTTCTATAGACCCTATGTCTCCTCAAGAGATAGCATATACGTATTTTGGCCTCTTGGTATTTTCCTGTAATCAAGGATCTCTTAGTTGGATAACTCCTATTATTAAAACTGACGTTGATTCTGGCTTTGGCGTCTCTCCCAGGAATTGGTTAGATTGGATGAAAAACATAATGTTTCAGAGACTGAAAGAACTGGATTTCTAGTCAGGACTATCAACTCTCTGAATGCTCTTCGTGAAGTAATTTCCAAGGGTCTTGAAAGTGGCCTCCGAAATGATGCTCCAGATGCTTCAATAGCTATGCGTCAGAAGGTATGAATTGTTTAAATGTACCAACACTAAAGTTGTCATTGATTCCTGTTACTTGAATCATCCAATACTTCCAACTTTTCATTGTGCAGTGGCGTCTCTGCGAAATTGGGCTTGAAGACTATGCATTTGTTCTTTTGAGCAGGTATACTCTGAATACCCTATATGTATGGAAAAAACATATGGGTGCATTGCAGGGGAAATACATTGGTCcacttcaaattatattttcccTTTTCCTGACagtaaaagatttttaaaaagtaaaattgagGATAGGTTGATCAATCAAACATAAGagtattttattgttttgatgGATCTATTCTACATTTGAGCATCAGTTgcatatgttaatatactttccatttatttttttattttttcgaggAACACTTcccatttattattattacaatctTCTTTTCTCCCGAGCTAAGAAATTTTCAATCGAAATATAGGTTTGTGAATGCAGTTGAAGCTCTAGGAGGAGCTGATTGGCTTGCAGAGAATGTAACTGTGAAAAACGTTAGCTCTTGGAATGATCCAATTGGAGCACTTACAGTAGGAATCCAACAGCTAGGCCTATCTGGTTGGAAGCCCGAGGAGTGCAAAGCTGTTGGAAATGAACTTCTGTCATGGAAAGAAAGGGGTATTTCAGAAATTGAAGGTATCTTATTGTCATCAATGATTTATCATGCGTGCAATCAAGAATGCATCAGCAATCCTGAAAATTTTTGGGCTTATCCTTACTGAAGGCAGCGAAGATGGTAAGACTATATGGGCATTAAGACTAAAAGCGACTCTTGATAGAAGTCGAAGGTTAACTGAGGAGTATTCCGAGACACTTATCCAAATATTCCCTGAAAAAGTACAGGTATAACAACTTTTTGGAAATGAATTATTCCTTctgttttaattttcttgtcttactttcctttttagtctgtttaaataagaatgtttctttcctttttgacAATTCTTTAATTCTAACTtttcacatgacatgtttaagaccacaaaacTGGGCATTTTGATAGCTTTAGCTTAAGatgacaagattcaaaagtcttgtTTACTTTCTTTAACTTTGTGTCAAGACAAaaccaaacaaattgaaacgtaGGAGTACTTCAGAAGACAGTAGTGGCTTCTAAGCTTTCAATTTTTCTCATGGTACCGGTTTGGCTATTATTTTCAGTTCTTGAGTTATTGTTCACTAGTttggaattattatttttaaaaactccATTATATGTGGCATGCCTGTAAGCTATCCAAATTGGAACTACATTTGGACCACATTGTGATATGATTAGCTAAGTCAGTTGGAGGGAAATTGATTTTCCTATATCAGCCCTTATTTCATTCAGTGTCATTGACATGCTTGTTAGGTAAGAAATATATAACTTGGGATTTTAACTGAGTATATGGTCTTGCAGATTTTAGGAAAATCTTTGGGAATTCCTGAAAATACTGTCAGAACATTTACTGAAGCTGAAATTCGAGCAGGGTATGATTgcacaaatattttattgttctGAATATTGTTGCTCCAATCTTATCCTTCTGATTTCTCTGTCTGACAGAGGATGTTACTGTAAGTTAACAAAGTGCCTAACTTTGTAAAATACATGCAATTTGTAGTGTGGTTTTTCAGGTTTCGAAGTTTGCTACTCTACTTTTGAAGGCTGTTAGAAGGACAATTGGGTCATCGGGATGGGACGTTCTCGTTCCAGGAGATGCTTTTGGAGAGCTAATACAGGTGAATATTATATTGTCAATCTCTTATTCCagcaatttatttatatatttagagCTCTAGCTGGTATTTGCTCTACAAAATTGGTTAATTTGCTCGAAATGCATGCGCAAGCTGGCCCGAACATCGGGGTATAGAAAGATTTGGTTTATTTGTTAGAAGTAAGATTTTTTGTCGCAAAAGAGTCTAGAAGAATTCATTTTGATCAAGCTACAAAGCACTTGGGTTTATCTGAATGCTTGCAGTGTAACTTCTTCTATCCAGTTCAGTACTTGGTCTATGTTTTGACCTTAACTTCATGCTGTGAATTGCATCTTCTCTGTTTGAAATTTTATCCAAGGTAGAACTAGTTTTATATAGTGCTGATATGTTGTCTGATTACTCACATTTCAGGTGGATAGAATTATCCCCGGCACTCTACCATCATCTGCAACAGGACCTGTTATTCTTGTAGTGAACAAAGCTGATGGAGATGAAGAGGTTTCTAGCGCTTCTCATCTCTGTGTTGCTTCTGCAGGATCCTAAGGCATTAGAAACTTATGTATTGCACGGAAAAGGATACTGAATGGCCTGTTGACCATCTTGCAGGTGACTGCCGCAGGGAGTAACATATCTGGAGTTGTACTTCTACAGGAGCTACCACATTTATCTCATCTAGGTGTTAGGGCCCGGCAGGCGAGTTCCAAATCTTGTCTCCATGTCCTAAAGTTAATTATAGTGTCTTGATTTTGTTATCTATCACGGATTTGGAGAGAAGGTTGATAGGCAGTGGAgtgtttttcttactttttgtcGGATTTCTGCTTGGCTAGTATTAGCCGTATTCTTGTAGTGTCTTGCTTTTGATATGATGTATCATCATccattgtttatcatgtttcaGTTAttgcactatttttttttttatattagttgCTATGTCTTCTTCACTGTCGTTCTTACTTTTCGTACTTAGATTTGCTATTCTCTAGCTGAGGGTCCTTAGGAAACAACCTTTCTACCTCCACGAGGTAGGGTAAGGTCTGTGCACACTCTACCCTCcctagaccccacttgtgggatcttactgggtatgttgttgttgtccaAAGTTAATTATAGGCTTTCTTTTATATGAGTGTTAGTTACAGAAGTGTGACATACTTTTGATTGCAGGAAAAGGTTGTTTTTGTGACCTGCGATGACGATGACAAAGTTTCTGATGTAAGACAGCTACTAGGAAAATATGTGAGGTTATATTCTTCAAACCTTTTAACTCACTGATGATTATAATGCATTAGtagtttctttattttgtcCTTAATTTTCTTTGggttttcccttttctttcaGGTTAGAAGCATCATCAACTGGTGTAAAGTTAACTGCTTCTTCATCAGAGAAGACGGGTGGTGTTTCTACAGATAAACTTCTTTCAAGTAATGCGTCTTCTACAGGTGCAACCTCATCAGACAGCGGTGCTTCCTCAATTGCCGTCAAATCATCTCAAGTTAAAGAGGTAAATAACTGTTTCCTTGCAAATAACCTTTTTCTCCAAATATGTTCTGCTTTAATTCAGTTCCACCCCTCTTTTCTCACTTTGCtttctctttattctttattttctatttttttctatcaTTTGCTTATCGAGCTGCCAAATTTCTACTTGCAGGTTGGACCTGCTAGAGGTGTTATTCCTCTTGTTGATGCAGATATACAAACCTCTGGTGCAAAAGCTGCTTCTTGTGCTCAATTAGCTTCACTGGCCACTTCTTCTACTAAAGGTAGTCTTGGTTCTTTGCAGGACAACCCTCTCTTCATATCATCCGTACTTGTTACTATTTTATTCTTAGTTGCTGTAGCTAAAATGTCAATTCTGCTTAACGAAccctttatttaaaaatgaaagttCCATGTAAATGTTTTTGCTcccattctattttttttttttcctttttccagTTGAAAATTTGGTCCTTTGCATTTCCTATGTTTGTCATAGTTAAATTTCGGTGTTGGTCAACATCGATTGGTACTTTATTTTTGCGTTTAGCTTATCATAGCACAAACGATGGATGCCATTGGTGCAATATATGTCTTTGCCCTTTTTTTTTGGGTCTGATGATTTATCTGATTGCAGTTTATAGTGACCAAGGTGCACCAGCATCATTTAAAGTTCCTGCTGGAGCAGTTATTCCATTTGGTTCCATGGAAACGGCATTGGAAACGAACAAGTTAATGGAGACCTTCACATTGCTTGTTGAGCAGATAGAAACAGCTGAAATTGATGGCGGTGAACTTGATAAACACTGTGAGGATCTCCAGAAGTTAATATCTTCGTTATTGCCTGGACAAGATGTCATCGAAAGCTTGGGAGAAATATTTCCCGGTAATGCACGTTTAATAGTGCGTTCAAGTGCTAATGTCGAGGACTTGGCGGGGATGTCAGCAGCCGGACTTTATGATTCAATTCCTAATGTTAGCCCTTCAGATCCGGTAAGGTTTGGACATGCTGTAGCCCGTGTTTGGGCCTCGTTGTATACTAGAAGAGCAGTACTGAGCCGCAGAGCTGCTGGTGTGTCCCAGAAAGATGCTACGATGGCCGTGCTAGTGCAAGAAATGCTTTCACCAGATTTGTCTTTTGTCCTCCACACACTGAGCCCCACGGACAACAATCATAACTTCATTGAGGCTGAAATTGCACCTGGACTCGGTGAAACACTCGCTTCAGGAACAAGGGGTACACCGTGGCGTCTATCTAGTGGTAAATTTGATGACACAGTTCGCACACTAGCATTCGCCAACTTTAGCGAGGAGATGGTTGTAGGTGGCAATTCCCCTGCTGACGGAGAAGTTATTCACTTGACTGTCGATTATAGCAAGAAACCTTTAACAATCGACCCCATTTTCAGACGTCAGCTCGGTCAGAGGCTTGGCGCTGTTGGTTTCTACCTAGAACGCAAGTTTGGTTCTCCTCAAGATGTCGAAGGATGTTTGGTTGGTAATGAGATTTTCATCGTGCAATCGCGACCTCAACCCCAGTGAGATATCGAGTTTGCACTGTACTTGTTCACAATAGCGTTTGTAAAATTCAGCATCTCTCTGAGGTGTACACAGTTGATTAAATAAGCTTATACTAGTCCTATACGAGTAAAGGAGCAGCTTGATGCATTAAGTTACCGTTATGTGCAAGCTCTGGAGAAGAGTCGGACCACGAGAGTCTACTGTACGAGCCTTACCTTAAAGAGTCTATTGCATTTCTGTCTCACCTAGATTGCACAATCTGCTGTACTGGCTGAGATCATACTTTCATATTATTATAGACATTAATAAAGTTCAATCACATATTAATTCACTGCTTTGAATTTTTCCTCTGAAACTGTATTCACTTTATGACTTCAATTGGTCATCTTTCTATATCAGAGAATAGTACCTAACTATTTTTAgcaattaaaatgaaattattgttATCTGCAAAAGTAAGAAGATACCCCTTAcctctttgctatataaatagTTGATTTAACTTGAAAAAGCTGAAAAGCCAATGTTTCTTTTTAGATTTTTCCTCAAATTAATTTGCTTTAATCAAGAAAGCAAAGCATTTCAAGAAGTAAGTAGGGTAGGGTAagtagcttttttttttttttttttgttattccaAAGAACTAAACTTGAGCAACTTACCCACTAGTAAATATTCCAAATTACATCTATAAAATGAGGTCTCGGTTCAAAGTCTGAAAACAACCTCTTATAGGAATGTGTATAATTCGTGTCGTTTAGTCCTTTCTAAGACCCCACACATGATGAGAGTTTAGTGCATATACTTGCCGTGTTGGTcgctacatatatatatgataaaaaaaaaacttggaaTCCCAAGAAAAGATTGAATTAAAATGCAGAAGGATTTGAGTGACAAAGCAAGTCGAAGATCAGAAGCTTACGTAGCGGCATCTCGAAGGAGTTCTCTTGAAATTATACGTGAATTTTGGAGAGAAGAAGGTGTTGCCCCGATGGATAATCGGGGTGATACCATTCTTCACTTTCTAGCAATCCATGGTAACTTGGCGGGTTTCGAAATTCTTGATCCTGATTTGAGCATTGAAGATTTGGAAACTACGAATAGTAATGGAGAT
Coding sequences within it:
- the LOC101263849 gene encoding phosphoglucan, water dikinase, chloroplastic, coding for MCFNMDSMHLSHYYSVLNVKKRQPQIKILKQFNVVHQISHTSVRNLTLLPATNLGFFMDRRVKGIVCGVSSVETRENQNKGKNKSSSEKVQLRFRLDHQVEYGEHIAVLGSAKELGSWKKNIMMDWTENGWIGELEVRSGEILEYKFVIVGKDKNMLWENGSNRILKLPEGGSFELVCQWNVTDEPVNLLSLDPFEVEKLVEETSDNGATITSQAVVPDVVTSPFVEQWQGRAASFVRSNDQLDSDKNRKWDTSGLTGISLKLVEGDKNARNWWRKLEVVRELVVENMDSSHRLEALTYAAVYLKWINTGQIPCLEDGGHHRPNRHAEISRLIFREVEKVLSRKDTTLQEILVIRKMQPCLPSFKAEFTASVPLTRIRDIAHRNDIPHDLKQEIKHTIQNKLHRNAGPEDLVSTEAMLERITKQPGQYSEAFVEQFKIFHNELKDFFNAGSLDEQLESIRESLDGSSLTMLSSFLESKKELVRLDEKHNVSETERTGFLVRTINSLNALREVISKGLESGLRNDAPDASIAMRQKWRLCEIGLEDYAFVLLSRFVNAVEALGGADWLAENVTVKNVSSWNDPIGALTVGIQQLGLSGWKPEECKAVGNELLSWKERGISEIEGSEDGKTIWALRLKATLDRSRRLTEEYSETLIQIFPEKVQILGKSLGIPENTVRTFTEAEIRAGVVFQVSKFATLLLKAVRRTIGSSGWDVLVPGDAFGELIQVDRIIPGTLPSSATGPVILVVNKADGDEEVTAAGSNISGVVLLQELPHLSHLGVRARQEKVVFVTCDDDDKVSDVRQLLGKYVRLEASSTGVKLTASSSEKTGGVSTDKLLSSNASSTGATSSDSGASSIAVKSSQVKEVGPARGVIPLVDADIQTSGAKAASCAQLASLATSSTKVYSDQGAPASFKVPAGAVIPFGSMETALETNKLMETFTLLVEQIETAEIDGGELDKHCEDLQKLISSLLPGQDVIESLGEIFPGNARLIVRSSANVEDLAGMSAAGLYDSIPNVSPSDPVRFGHAVARVWASLYTRRAVLSRRAAGVSQKDATMAVLVQEMLSPDLSFVLHTLSPTDNNHNFIEAEIAPGLGETLASGTRGTPWRLSSGKFDDTVRTLAFANFSEEMVVGGNSPADGEVIHLTVDYSKKPLTIDPIFRRQLGQRLGAVGFYLERKFGSPQDVEGCLVGNEIFIVQSRPQPQ